The following proteins are co-located in the Chloroflexota bacterium genome:
- a CDS encoding retropepsin-like aspartic protease translates to MLTADIGPMDKDLLVQDGPQIEVMIGFDTKLINTCPMPALLDTGATYSCIDLELAKRLSLKQTDSRQLVGAHEKRVTPFYMADIYIPQLECAWRDEFGGLPLEENGFSCKVLIGRNLLSNLHLRYEGYTGKVLIEFPKPGS, encoded by the coding sequence TTGCTCACCGCTGACATTGGGCCTATGGACAAAGACCTCCTCGTCCAAGATGGCCCACAGATCGAAGTAATGATTGGTTTTGACACCAAACTCATAAACACTTGTCCAATGCCAGCACTTCTGGACACCGGCGCAACTTACAGCTGCATTGACCTAGAACTTGCAAAGCGCCTAAGCCTCAAGCAAACAGACTCTCGGCAGCTTGTTGGGGCGCATGAGAAAAGAGTTACGCCTTTCTATATGGCAGACATTTACATACCACAGTTGGAGTGTGCTTGGCGTGATGAGTTCGGTGGATTGCCCCTTGAAGAAAACGGGTTCAGCTGCAAGGTCCTCATAGGAAGAAACCTGCTAAGCAACTTGCACCTGCGTTACGAGGGGTACACTGGAAAAGTGCTAATAGAATTCCCCAAACCAGGTTCTTAG